The Pseudoalteromonas sp. DL-6 genome has a window encoding:
- a CDS encoding LON peptidase substrate-binding domain-containing protein translates to MKRAIFPLPIFILPEGYTRLRIFEPRYLTMVKNALKTSSGFVLCTFEHDTPLNISAQGCLMDVIDFDQDESGMLLIDVFASKSVQIDNVYQDEQELRHGDVSACNTPYWYNKDNHEIGQHHLLQVALEEVFANNPDLQSLYKTTKFNQLTWIVARWLELLPISIEKKQQLAFETNFDNLLSFLHTVINNEFA, encoded by the coding sequence ATGAAACGTGCGATTTTCCCATTACCTATATTTATACTACCTGAAGGCTATACGCGATTACGCATATTTGAGCCTCGTTATTTAACGATGGTAAAAAACGCATTAAAAACCAGTAGCGGTTTTGTTTTATGTACGTTTGAGCATGACACCCCTTTGAACATAAGTGCCCAAGGTTGCTTAATGGATGTGATTGACTTTGATCAAGACGAAAGCGGTATGCTATTGATTGATGTTTTTGCATCGAAAAGTGTACAAATAGATAACGTGTATCAAGATGAGCAGGAACTTCGCCACGGTGATGTATCCGCTTGCAACACACCGTATTGGTATAACAAAGATAACCACGAAATTGGTCAGCACCACCTTTTACAAGTGGCACTGGAAGAAGTCTTTGCAAATAACCCCGATTTGCAATCGCTGTACAAAACTACCAAATTTAATCAGCTCACGTGGATTGTTGCACGATGGCTTGAATTACTCCCCATTTCTATAGAGAAAAAACAACAACTTGCATTTGAGACTAACTTTGATAACTTGCTCAGTTTCCTCCATACTGTGATTAATAACGAATTTGCCTAA
- a CDS encoding hemolysin III family protein → MSVEAPYSKKEELLNVISHALGIVFAAFVFWDLVKQTNSVKSYASTLIYGSSLFILFLSSTLYHASVRPRLRAFYKKCDHCAIYLLIAGTYTPFLLLSLSGLWSWATLVFIWAVAFAGIAYKLLVKNGNKKVSLATYLLMGWFALAIVYPLYLHVPINALYWLLAGGVFYSVGTVFYSAKSTQYSHAIWHLFVIGGCVSHYIAITRYVY, encoded by the coding sequence ATGTCTGTTGAAGCCCCCTATTCTAAAAAAGAAGAGCTGTTAAATGTTATTAGTCATGCTTTAGGTATTGTATTTGCTGCTTTTGTTTTTTGGGATTTAGTTAAACAAACTAACAGTGTTAAAAGTTATGCAAGTACTTTGATATATGGCAGTAGCTTATTTATTTTATTTTTATCTTCAACGCTTTATCACGCCAGTGTGCGCCCTAGGTTGAGAGCGTTTTACAAAAAATGTGATCATTGCGCCATCTATTTATTGATTGCAGGCACCTACACGCCCTTTTTGTTGCTGTCGTTATCTGGGCTCTGGTCTTGGGCTACCTTAGTCTTTATCTGGGCGGTAGCGTTTGCAGGCATCGCTTATAAACTACTGGTTAAAAATGGCAATAAAAAGGTGTCGCTGGCTACCTATTTATTAATGGGGTGGTTTGCATTGGCCATTGTATATCCACTTTATTTACACGTGCCTATCAATGCACTTTACTGGCTATTAGCTGGCGGCGTATTTTATAGTGTAGGTACTGTGTTTTACAGCGCTAAAAGTACTCAATATAGCCATGCTATTTGGCACCTCTTTGTTATTGGTGGATGCGTCAGCCATTACATTGCCATTACCCGCTATGTGTATTAA
- a CDS encoding EAL domain-containing protein has protein sequence MSLSKTRPQILSLFIYARLVLITFLMSTLAAVYSIYLLDQYIYQQKQISIREVSGSYVNHIRNNLNQALSAAYPIAALIRTQNGKTEGFEELASEMLALYPGLAALQLHKNGILTHVVPLKGNESAIGNNVLENPLRTQEAFLAKKTGKLTLAGPFELFQGGMGAAARLPVYLDTQDGNKFWGFATALIRFPDILQSVNLAQLPQAGIGYELSKVMPNTNDVQIIVTSKNQKIKNTVDFNIQVPNGVWVFKTYPINGWKDSSMLLFGVAIATLFIFLTTVTAYLVTRLRASHLKLEKKVTQRTHALQNNIKALTDTERRLLLSQKVGGIATWEWDIKTNIIRFSEHGIRLINGNVKQLEMTKNEYLAIIYPDDRADIIKNIEQCIDDAKEYNVDHRIVNKRGKIRWFNTKGTLVRDNQGSAVTMLGVSIDITERKLIEEKLHLSSRVFRDTHEGIIITDVNRHIVDVNPAFCRITGYSHEEVIGRTPAFLNSGKQSDSFYKDMWLQLNKFGHWQGEIWNCKKNGELYAELLTISVLTDDNDVTFYLGIFTDITQAKRQQEQLSRIAHYDLLTNLPNRVLLADRLSQTMLQCRRHNNSLAVVFLDLDGFKQVNDSHGHDIGDKLLVAISIRLKDALREGDSLARIGGDEFVGVLTNLESIADCVPVLERLLAAAAKPVTVNDIVLNVSASIGVTVYPEDNFDADQLMRHADQAMYIAKQMGKNRYHLFDTSQGDTVKTQQKGITLIREALANNWFVLYYQPKVDMRTGDMIGVEALIRLQHPERGLLSPIEFLPAIENNQLMIDVGEWVIDTALTQINQWQSLTPSLTIKVSVNVAAVQLQQPEFTSKLTELLLAHPQVNATNLELEVLETSALSDVTHVSKTMQDCKALGVDFSLDDFGTGYSSLTYLRRLPASLIKIDQSFIRDMLEDSDDLAIVKGVIALAKSFKRKVIAEGVETPEHAATLMLLGCHLAQGYGIAKPMKAEDIPIWLNEWTADEIWALTDLHKMDS, from the coding sequence TTGTCATTATCTAAAACACGCCCACAAATATTAAGCTTGTTTATCTATGCAAGACTGGTGTTGATCACTTTTTTAATGTCAACGCTTGCCGCTGTGTATTCAATTTACTTACTTGATCAATACATTTATCAGCAGAAGCAAATCTCTATTAGAGAGGTTTCAGGTAGTTACGTAAACCACATTAGAAATAACCTAAATCAAGCGCTTTCTGCCGCCTACCCAATTGCGGCCTTAATTCGTACTCAAAATGGTAAAACAGAAGGCTTTGAAGAGCTTGCATCTGAAATGTTAGCGCTCTACCCTGGCCTTGCAGCTTTACAGCTTCACAAAAACGGTATCCTTACACACGTAGTGCCACTCAAAGGCAATGAAAGCGCCATAGGAAATAATGTATTAGAAAATCCACTGCGAACTCAAGAGGCCTTTTTGGCCAAAAAAACCGGGAAATTAACCCTTGCAGGGCCGTTTGAGTTATTTCAAGGAGGAATGGGGGCTGCTGCTAGGTTACCTGTCTATCTTGACACTCAAGACGGTAATAAGTTTTGGGGGTTTGCTACTGCGCTTATACGCTTTCCTGATATTCTCCAAAGCGTTAACTTAGCACAACTGCCACAGGCAGGTATTGGCTATGAGCTTTCAAAAGTCATGCCCAATACAAATGATGTGCAAATTATTGTTACCTCAAAAAACCAAAAAATAAAAAATACTGTCGACTTTAATATACAAGTACCAAATGGGGTTTGGGTATTTAAAACTTATCCTATCAATGGCTGGAAAGATAGTAGCATGCTGTTATTTGGTGTTGCCATTGCAACCCTGTTCATCTTTTTAACCACAGTCACTGCTTATTTAGTGACTCGCTTAAGAGCCAGTCACCTAAAACTAGAAAAAAAAGTAACGCAACGTACTCATGCACTACAAAATAATATTAAAGCACTTACCGATACCGAAAGACGGCTTCTTCTGAGTCAAAAAGTAGGTGGAATTGCGACTTGGGAATGGGATATAAAAACCAATATAATCCGTTTTTCTGAACATGGTATTAGATTAATAAACGGCAATGTTAAACAACTAGAAATGACTAAAAATGAATACCTGGCCATTATTTACCCTGATGATCGTGCCGATATCATAAAAAATATAGAACAGTGCATTGACGATGCAAAGGAATATAATGTTGATCATCGTATTGTTAATAAACGTGGCAAAATTCGTTGGTTTAATACCAAAGGAACACTCGTAAGAGATAATCAAGGTAGTGCAGTCACTATGTTGGGTGTATCAATCGATATTACTGAGAGAAAGTTAATTGAAGAAAAGCTGCACTTATCCTCACGCGTATTTAGAGATACCCATGAAGGCATTATCATTACCGATGTAAATCGTCATATTGTTGATGTTAACCCTGCTTTTTGTCGGATAACTGGTTATAGCCATGAAGAGGTCATTGGTCGCACCCCTGCATTTTTAAACTCAGGTAAACAATCAGACTCTTTCTATAAGGATATGTGGCTACAATTAAATAAGTTTGGCCATTGGCAAGGGGAGATTTGGAATTGCAAAAAAAATGGTGAATTATATGCAGAGCTACTCACTATTTCTGTGTTAACAGATGATAACGACGTTACCTTTTATTTAGGGATATTTACCGATATAACCCAAGCTAAACGCCAACAAGAGCAACTTAGCCGGATTGCTCATTATGATTTATTAACTAACTTGCCAAACCGTGTGCTGCTTGCCGATAGGCTTAGCCAAACTATGTTGCAATGCCGTCGTCATAACAATTCATTGGCTGTGGTGTTTCTAGATTTAGATGGATTTAAACAAGTAAATGACTCACATGGCCATGATATTGGCGATAAGTTACTTGTTGCAATTTCTATCCGTTTAAAAGATGCACTGCGTGAAGGTGATAGCTTAGCCCGTATTGGTGGCGATGAATTTGTTGGCGTATTAACTAATCTAGAATCAATTGCCGATTGCGTTCCTGTGCTCGAGCGGCTATTAGCTGCAGCAGCTAAACCGGTGACAGTGAATGACATTGTCTTAAATGTTTCTGCCAGTATTGGGGTGACCGTATACCCTGAAGATAATTTTGATGCCGATCAACTAATGCGCCATGCAGATCAAGCCATGTATATAGCTAAACAAATGGGCAAAAACCGCTATCACTTATTTGATACTAGCCAAGGTGATACCGTTAAGACACAGCAAAAAGGCATAACGCTTATTCGTGAGGCCTTAGCTAACAATTGGTTTGTACTTTATTATCAACCTAAGGTTGATATGCGAACCGGCGATATGATTGGCGTAGAGGCGTTAATACGCTTGCAACATCCCGAGCGTGGCTTACTAAGCCCTATCGAGTTTTTACCAGCCATTGAAAACAATCAACTAATGATAGACGTTGGCGAGTGGGTTATTGATACCGCCTTGACTCAAATTAATCAATGGCAATCATTAACGCCAAGTTTAACTATAAAAGTGAGTGTTAATGTTGCTGCAGTACAATTACAACAACCTGAATTTACTTCAAAGTTAACTGAATTACTATTGGCGCACCCACAAGTGAATGCAACCAATTTAGAGCTAGAAGTGCTAGAAACCAGTGCACTGAGCGATGTGACCCATGTATCTAAAACTATGCAAGATTGTAAAGCGTTAGGGGTTGATTTTTCGTTGGATGATTTTGGTACCGGTTACTCCTCACTCACATACTTGAGACGTTTACCTGCAAGCTTAATAAAGATAGATCAAAGCTTCATTAGAGATATGCTGGAAGATTCAGACGACTTAGCAATAGTAAAAGGCGTTATTGCACTGGCTAAATCATTTAAACGCAAGGTAATTGCTGAGGGGGTAGAAACGCCTGAGCATGCAGCAACTCTTATGCTTCTTGGCTGTCATTTAGCACAAGGTTATGGCATTGCCAAACCCATGAAAGCTGAGGATATTCCTATTTGGTTAAACGAATGGACTGCTGATGAAATTTGGGCTTTAACTGACTTACATAAAATGGATAGTTAG
- a CDS encoding MGMT family protein, translated as MDVNKETVIYTIIASIPKGCVASYGQVAALAGYPNNARLVGRLLKEMAKDSTIPWHRVVNSQGKIAFAQGSAQYQTQREKLLSEGVTFNNQRINMAKHRWQ; from the coding sequence ATGGACGTTAATAAAGAAACGGTTATTTACACTATCATAGCCAGTATACCTAAAGGCTGTGTTGCCAGTTATGGCCAAGTAGCTGCGCTTGCGGGGTATCCTAATAATGCTAGGTTGGTAGGTCGTTTATTAAAAGAGATGGCAAAAGATTCGACGATCCCTTGGCATAGAGTGGTTAACAGTCAAGGTAAAATAGCGTTTGCACAGGGCAGTGCGCAGTATCAAACGCAACGAGAAAAGCTACTTTCTGAGGGCGTTACTTTTAACAATCAACGAATTAATATGGCAAAACACCGCTGGCAATAA
- a CDS encoding LysR family transcriptional regulator, whose protein sequence is MKLNQLQILDAIVQSASLSGAALKLHKTQPALTLAIKNLESKLGFDLLDRSKYRLQLTEKGRIFHREAKHLLTANDQLTQLATELALGNEAQYRVCYEQICHVQSYNQIISNTFKHFSSTEFRLTSGKRFVSLEQVNTGQAELGIGPWFDLFHATGDLESLPIGKLDIGIVGAKGVLPKQLSYDELQLYPCLAMFESGLSIDSDRLSYSKGAAVMKIDDISTLKSFLLSGAGWAMMSLGHCKKEIAAGSLQQIIVTDREHQFSAQIRAFRQHAMHHGPVARKIWQQFELLSQEYLNKNGR, encoded by the coding sequence ATGAAACTTAATCAATTACAAATATTAGATGCTATTGTACAAAGCGCGAGTTTGAGTGGAGCGGCATTAAAGCTACATAAAACGCAACCGGCGTTAACATTGGCGATTAAAAACTTAGAGTCTAAGTTAGGCTTTGACCTGCTGGATCGTTCTAAATACCGTTTACAACTCACCGAAAAAGGGCGTATTTTTCACCGAGAGGCTAAACATTTGTTAACCGCTAACGATCAGCTTACTCAGCTCGCAACAGAGCTGGCATTAGGCAATGAAGCACAATACAGAGTCTGCTACGAGCAAATTTGCCATGTGCAAAGTTATAACCAGATCATAAGTAATACTTTTAAGCATTTTTCGAGCACAGAGTTTCGTTTAACCAGTGGAAAGCGGTTTGTATCTTTAGAGCAAGTGAATACCGGTCAAGCCGAGCTTGGAATTGGGCCATGGTTTGATTTATTTCATGCTACGGGCGATTTGGAAAGTTTACCTATAGGTAAATTAGATATTGGTATCGTGGGTGCTAAAGGGGTTTTACCTAAGCAGCTTAGCTATGATGAATTACAGCTTTATCCGTGTTTGGCGATGTTTGAAAGTGGCTTGAGTATCGACAGTGACAGGCTTTCTTATTCGAAAGGGGCTGCGGTTATGAAAATAGATGACATATCTACCTTAAAGTCGTTTTTACTTTCAGGAGCGGGTTGGGCAATGATGAGTTTAGGTCATTGTAAAAAAGAAATTGCCGCGGGCTCATTACAGCAAATCATTGTTACCGACAGAGAGCATCAATTTAGCGCACAAATTAGAGCTTTTCGTCAACATGCTATGCACCATGGGCCTGTTGCGCGCAAAATTTGGCAACAATTTGAATTACTCAGCCAGGAGTACTTAAACAAGAATGGACGTTAA